The Argiope bruennichi chromosome 5, qqArgBrue1.1, whole genome shotgun sequence genome segment taatattttcttatttaatgaatataatttttggaaaatattatttttgtaatcacATTTCAATATATGCttcttttttcatgatttattctTAAGTGCATGTATTGAAggcaaaaatcaatgaaaattgaataatactctaaaagggttaaaaatttaatactgattacttataatttaaaaagataaaaaaatacagctaaaattatatttactttttaaaatgttagaaattttttttatattggtctgaaaaaaaaactttgcttaaaaaaattactaaaaaatcttattaattttgtatctttttctttaaaataataataaaaaaaatccttattatatttaatagaagaattttctgaatttttaaaaaattaaagctatgtcaataaaaattaaaatctatgtaaataataaaagccAAGtctattttaacatttgatttaaaacacAGCATTTGGTTACATAGACTGGCTAGTATAGTATCGAAATATATTATAGtatcgaaacaaaaataaaaaatattaatagaataattaactAAAAGACATTCTGACATTAAGTATATACCAATGTTATAAGAGTTACAAATAATACACAGACCTTATTCTTCTGAAAATGGTTTCAAGATCCTTCTTTAattcaataagaaatgaaatgtgTTTCTTCAGTTCTTTGCTAGCAGTTACGTATCGAGAAGCTAATAAGGTATTGCAATTTGCTAACATTTCATTTGTCTTTTCAAATCTTGCTAAcctacaaaagtaaataaatagatggattaatacacataaaaaattaagtGAGATAAAAGCTGAGTGTcaaactgaataattaaaaaagaaaaaattttgcagtttcactgaaaatttaattttatactagcAAAGGATAAAACAAAAGTTTGAAGagggagaataaaaaaaataataataatttcagtggtatacatttataaaagaagaaaataattttttttcttttcccccccccctttgatCTGTTGATTTATTAGGcaattttcagattatgccaaGCTCCATTTTACATGAAATATCTAGATTTCGCCAAATGATTGCATTATAGTTTCATTAATTAGGGATTTATCACAAGCACTTAAGTTGGCCTGAACTATCAGACCAATTGATAGTTCAAGTTATCACTggtgatgtttttaattttttggtgatttatcATGGGGTCTATAAgtatatacaagaattttttttaattaaattcaacatttaaaaaaatgtgtttgtcaCCAAAAgtaataatatgcaataaatacagcataaaaaggaaaaataaaaaatgtctcaGCAGATTGACTTAACATAAAAGCTTAATAAATGTTGATAACTCATATACTttcagaatgatttaaatttctcATCAAAAGAAACAACAATATAGAACAGACATTAAGGAATATGCTTTATGTCATATATTGCCATAGTCAAAatcattttacttattatttagcTGCAAGAGATACTGAATTGCAAAATAACATTAGTATTAAAATTCGCCAATACAGTGTCATCAAGAACATTTGAGTTATATATTACAAATGTGTTGGTTAATTATCTCATCTTGAAagcttgtatttttaaaattaaaaaaacaaatagtacagatttttttaaaaaaataagttaacttgCATATGTTTTTGTGATTGAATAATGGCATTTATGTCATGTTCATTAACTTGATGTTGCAAAGACTGAACAAATACAATCGGAGCAGATGCGTTATTTAAACTTGCACAACTATCGCCTATAGCTGCGTTACTATCTTGAGAATTACTTGTATTCATAATGTATAGATATTACAAAATTACTAATGGCAATGATAATGCTTCTGTTTCAACATAAAATTCATCGACAAAATAACTAtcgttttattttacattctataaaatcaacaaatgtaaaatatttgaaaccaaaAAGCACATTTccgccataaaataattttcattgcacACAGTAAAACAATCTCAACAGACAACAAAGTTTGTCTGTCATAACTGGTTGCcatacagaatttaaaaactaattaaagaaatcaaagacatctcaaaatttttattggataGCATAGATTACAAAATGCTTATgatgctttataatatttttgaattcacgTTCCTATAAGAAACATCcacttgaaaaaattttgaaaaactaatagaaatatattatatatatatgcattaatgATTAAATGAATGCGCCATCAGGACAACTTTTTAATCATGCCTAAAACATGCTCCTATATCAGTGTCCCAGCAAAAAGATTTCAATGCACATCCTAGATTCTAAATCTTATTCCGCCAAAGATAATATCCGTgtatagggatgacgaatattttaagagcggttattacgtaaccaatatcaaaaaatcacaaatacaagtgatcaatacttttcaaagaggggtgtgattcaaatccttgatacgatcttactgatgatatttcgattacaggttttggatcacgatagaaagtaacaatcgatacgatatcactgaaatttgccggagcggtgacttcactggaaagtaacaatcgatacgatctgtccaatggaaaatctcgaaagaaatctgtgattggattgaaaagtgaacggaccggttattggaattatcgtatcgtatcattgaattgcatatcactgaaatttatcggaaaGGTGATTTCACTTGAAAGTGCGAGACTTCATTGGAAAgggcgaagtcaccgctccactttacgggagtgaccgatattcgtatttgatgatgcactattccatacagatcatttttaattgctcgcgacatgattgactttgattacatgtattctgtttactgctggcgccatctattggtagaatatatgactaaagtaaatattttaaagcaatgacatatatttttaactcacattttccagaaaatttgttcactctaataaataaattaaataaatagttttgagaaaaaaaataaaatttaagaagtaaactgaaacagataaattaattcaatcacacgttacttaaattagtaaattaagtattaattacaattaataaattttacatttaatattaagtaataatttttaattaataatatgattgaaataacagatatttggaacgcatatttaaaaataacaataacaataatatttgttattcaaaaaatcgtggaaaCCATCTCTATCCGTGTATATTTATCTAGAAACCATTAAATCAGAAGTCACGTGTGCGAAAAATTAAAGCATCGGAAAACGCGTTAAAGTTCCACCCTCGCCATTTAACaatggttcagaattacgaggtccgtccagGAATAGTTCTCAATTCCTTGAAAACAACACATACCATTTCTAGACTTGAGCTTGTCAGCTTGttgatttttatctttgttttttactttctcggatacgaagtatagaaaaaatattgtaattgtcaaagaattctaacgcgaaagATTAGCAGATCTCCACGCttcagacttctctgagttcgattattagtttttattataacatatttttggtattatgtctgccTGTGAAAATGACAGCTGAAAAACTACTTGAGCTAGAAAAATGAAACtggtatattttctttatatcaaatttgtagattcctatcacattttgagcgaaatctattcagaggaagtatgtCATCTCCAACTTCcctaatataagttaatatgataatcacaaaacgaagagagtcaTATagattatatctatttttaaaaaaataatatttttattgcaaatatatatatcaaatttggaatcaaatccatcaTCCACTCTCTAGCAGCTTGTACTTTCAAAATCAAGTAAGCGCGATAACTCTAAAGagctatgacttaaatatatgaaatttgattttatgccTACAATTGTATTTCAGCGTTTCAAGTTTTGGTTTTAAACAACTGAaagaaaacgcgtctaaaatataaatttaatttttggtactGTTAATCGCatttcagcgattaatcgccaaatgctAGATGcagccaaagatttatattttgtaaccaGTGGTCGTCAATCCAGTGCAAAAGATTTATGACATTACCCAAAATCCATAATTTTACGTGCGACAAGAAGATAAGACGTTGATTAGAGATAGAGGCAGTGGCAAAAATTTGCCGACTGGGGGGCAAGTGCAATTgttctaatttggcttcaaaataactcacaataatttattttacatttaattaaaaaataatgtattatttagcttaaaatttattcagaagctggtcctttttttaattgttaaaaatttacaaaaatatttgtaaaaatgttttcggggattttttttttttttttttttttttactgaccatcaaatattgtcaatatttgagtctattttttatgagactcttgagattcAATTTTTCTGAgatctattttagaaaaaatatggttatatttcattctagattgtagtttatagatagaaacacagattgcgtCAGAATGACTTGTCATCCGAAATGAATATATGCATGctcatatcattttatataagaagctatataaaatgaatgttgaaactaaattccaaaagttttataaaagaaaatttttggaaatccagaataataaattaaaaataatattccatgtTTTGCCCAAAATCGATTTTTTAGCGTAGTCCACtacctgaaataatttttaaataaggattgaAACAACGAACAGGAATTCAGATGTATTTCGAATCCGTACGATGTATTTCGTATAAGTGCGCGTTCTCAACAAAGTTCGGAACAAAGTACTATAGTTCCGACACGAGCAATATAAAATGTGGAAAGGATACAATGATGATGTTTCTTAAGAAGATTGGAGAAATTTTTTgctaatatatgtataaaataaatattttatgtaaaatataaaaaatgttctaGTGAAAAATGGACTTCTTAAGCATTAGATTctccatgtatttatttttcaatgcatatttaGGCTTTAagaaccaatgcattttattaagaaacaattagatcttgaatatggactcttctatcttcatttttaggcacgcGTTCATGGTCTTTTTTCTCTCGGAGCTATTGTAAGCTAATATTCCTCCCCAAAagtgagttttatcccctcagttgcatgctTTGGCTTTTCTTAAACCTTTCATATACAATGACGAGTCGGATTCGCTTATCaagttactaaattttaaatttgcaattaagtgaaatattaactaattttaaatacaaaagttgaaaacgcatcattatcTCAAATGTCCTTGTATTATtctaaggattaaaataataattgtctcATATAAGAtct includes the following:
- the LOC129968140 gene encoding kxDL motif-containing protein 1-like; translated protein: MNTSNSQDSNAAIGDSCASLNNASAPIVFVQSLQHQVNEHDINAIIQSQKHMLARFEKTNEMLANCNTLLASRYVTASKELKKHISFLIELKKDLETIFRRIRFLKMKLSQQYSEAFSAASSSVFNVLDEEEEQEEKEKLPTKPATEANTANASSSGSRESSPCSFTSPSTSDTG